The following proteins come from a genomic window of Actinomycetes bacterium:
- the pyrE gene encoding orotate phosphoribosyltransferase — protein MLKIVSQNKNLDIMGMFKQTGAILEGHFKLTSGYHSQYYLQCARLLKHPDLTKKLAEETSNMLSELIDTGDVDLIVSPAIGGIFYGYMIAYSMGTEMIFTERKSDQMELRRGFDIKKGQKIVVAEDVVTTGGSVKEVIDICHKKEAEVMAVVSIVDRSQEADFGLPYRSLISLNIEKFSPQDCPLCKAGVKMDIPGSRK, from the coding sequence ATGTTAAAGATAGTAAGCCAGAATAAGAATCTGGATATAATGGGGATGTTCAAGCAGACGGGAGCCATTCTGGAGGGCCATTTCAAGCTTACCTCAGGCTATCACAGCCAGTATTATCTGCAATGCGCCAGGTTGTTAAAACACCCCGATCTCACTAAAAAATTGGCAGAAGAAACCAGTAATATGCTTTCTGAATTAATTGATACAGGTGATGTGGATTTAATAGTTTCACCGGCAATAGGAGGAATATTCTACGGATATATGATAGCTTACAGCATGGGTACAGAGATGATTTTCACGGAAAGAAAATCGGATCAGATGGAGCTGAGAAGAGGCTTTGATATAAAAAAAGGCCAGAAGATTGTGGTGGCTGAGGATGTAGTTACCACCGGAGGTTCAGTTAAGGAAGTAATTGATATATGCCACAAAAAAGAAGCCGAGGTTATGGCAGTAGTATCCATAGTAGACCGCTCCCAGGAAGCAGACTTTGGTCTTCCGTACCGTTCTCTTATAAGCTTAAATATTGAAAAATTTTCACCTCAGGATTGCCCCCTGTGTAAAGCTGGTGTTAAAATGGATATTCCAGGCAGTAGAAAATAG
- a CDS encoding integration host factor — MPVNNLDSEVRRKGLIKAREIRKKRSDLKKALKSEKISLKSVFQDKDFFEQVVGNMKAIELVSALPGIGRVRAESILTEELKISLSKKIGGLGKNQKQRFYNYFRIRD, encoded by the coding sequence ATGCCTGTAAATAACCTGGATAGTGAAGTAAGGCGTAAAGGCTTAATAAAAGCCAGAGAAATCAGAAAAAAGAGGTCAGACTTAAAAAAGGCTTTAAAATCAGAGAAGATCAGCCTGAAATCTGTATTTCAGGATAAGGATTTTTTTGAACAGGTTGTAGGAAATATGAAAGCCATAGAATTGGTTAGTGCACTTCCGGGCATAGGAAGAGTAAGGGCAGAAAGTATATTAACTGAAGAGCTAAAAATAAGCCTATCCAAGAAAATTGGCGGCCTGGGCAAAAACCAGAAACAAAGATTTTATAATTATTTTAGAATTAGAGATTAA
- the gmk gene encoding guanylate kinase, which produces MADQGKIFVISGPSGAGKSSLIRDALKDMKGFVKSLSVTTRPMRKNEKKNKHYRFISEPQFQSLIEEDKLLEWADYCGYLYGTPVDFVIEKIKQGINVILEIEVKGAMKVKKKISDAYMIFITTTSVEELERRLLGRNTDDRSQIEKRIEVAEEELKYTKYYDCIIVNNNYNETLLNLKAVLNQEKGGKHFD; this is translated from the coding sequence ATGGCGGACCAGGGTAAAATATTTGTCATTTCCGGACCTTCAGGAGCTGGTAAAAGCAGCCTTATCAGGGATGCTTTAAAAGATATGAAAGGATTTGTTAAATCCTTATCAGTGACTACCAGGCCTATGAGAAAGAATGAAAAAAAGAATAAGCATTACCGTTTTATTTCTGAACCCCAGTTTCAGAGCCTGATTGAAGAAGACAAATTGCTGGAATGGGCTGATTACTGCGGTTATCTTTATGGAACTCCAGTAGATTTTGTCATAGAAAAAATCAAACAGGGTATCAATGTCATACTGGAAATAGAAGTAAAGGGAGCCATGAAGGTAAAGAAAAAAATAAGTGACGCCTATATGATCTTTATTACTACTACCAGTGTGGAGGAGCTAGAAAGAAGATTACTGGGTAGAAATACAGATGACAGGTCACAGATAGAAAAAAGGATTGAAGTCGCCGAAGAAGAATTAAAGTATACCAAATACTATGATTGCATAATTGTAAATAACAATTATAATGAAACTTTACTAAATTTAAAGGCAGTATTAAACCAAGAAAAAGGAGGAAAGCATTTTGACTGA
- the rpoZ gene encoding DNA-directed RNA polymerase subunit omega: MTEVPYIDTYIKKLDNKYNLCIAVAKRARELGSYMSAKRNMERVNVVPPLVDIDSRDPLEIALNEIKEGVVSYIRTDK; this comes from the coding sequence TTGACTGAGGTACCTTATATCGATACTTATATTAAAAAATTAGATAATAAATATAATCTATGTATAGCGGTTGCTAAACGGGCCAGGGAGCTGGGCAGCTATATGTCTGCCAAGAGGAATATGGAAAGAGTAAACGTGGTTCCGCCTCTGGTGGATATAGACTCCAGGGACCCTTTAGAGATTGCTTTGAATGAAATAAAAGAGGGGGTTGTCAGCTATATAAGAACTGACAAGTAA
- the coaBC gene encoding bifunctional phosphopantothenoylcysteine decarboxylase/phosphopantothenate--cysteine ligase CoaBC, whose product MTSVFEGKKIVLGVTGSIAAYKAAQVCSHLVKMGATVYPVMTPNALNFLGISTLNALSGNETIYDQFRDRKTDHISLAHSADAMIIAPATANTISKLAMGICDNFLTTTALAATCPVLIAPAMNESMYTQQSLQENIRKLESWGKFFFAGPAEGRLACGEEGKGKMVEPDKILDSLLEVLSFSRQLMDKTVLVTAGGTREYIDSVRYISNASSGKMGHALAREAKLRGAKRVILITSARNLNRPFGVETIGVESSMQMRDKVLEFYSKADVTIMAAAVSDIIPGQRFDYKLKKKDDILSQLSFKLNQNILQLLAREKKQGQVLIGFAAETELTEQNMLEKFKDGNIDMIVANDISKQGMGIGSDYNQVILVSPDGSRTLVEKAKKNIIARKIWANIIDNYL is encoded by the coding sequence ATGACTTCAGTATTTGAAGGAAAAAAAATTGTTCTTGGTGTTACCGGGTCCATAGCTGCTTATAAAGCGGCTCAGGTTTGCAGCCATCTGGTAAAGATGGGAGCCACAGTATATCCTGTCATGACGCCAAATGCGCTTAATTTTTTAGGTATTTCTACCTTAAACGCTTTAAGCGGCAATGAAACCATATATGATCAGTTCAGAGATAGAAAAACCGACCATATTTCTCTAGCCCACAGTGCGGATGCGATGATAATTGCACCGGCTACCGCCAATACCATTTCCAAATTGGCCATGGGCATATGTGATAATTTCTTAACTACTACCGCACTTGCCGCCACTTGCCCGGTGCTAATAGCGCCGGCCATGAATGAAAGCATGTACACACAGCAGTCATTACAGGAGAATATCCGGAAGCTTGAATCATGGGGTAAGTTCTTTTTTGCTGGGCCGGCTGAAGGAAGACTGGCCTGCGGGGAAGAAGGAAAAGGTAAAATGGTAGAGCCGGATAAAATTCTGGACAGCCTGTTAGAAGTTCTATCCTTTTCCCGGCAATTAATGGACAAAACGGTATTGGTGACAGCCGGGGGAACCAGAGAATATATTGATTCGGTAAGATATATTTCCAATGCTTCCAGCGGTAAAATGGGCCATGCGCTGGCCCGGGAAGCAAAATTAAGGGGAGCAAAACGGGTTATATTGATAACATCCGCCCGGAACCTTAACCGTCCGTTCGGGGTGGAGACTATAGGGGTAGAAAGTTCTATGCAGATGAGGGATAAAGTGCTGGAATTTTATAGTAAAGCCGATGTAACTATCATGGCTGCAGCGGTCAGTGATATTATTCCCGGGCAGAGATTTGACTACAAGTTAAAGAAAAAAGATGATATATTATCCCAATTGAGTTTCAAGTTAAACCAGAATATTTTGCAGCTGCTTGCCCGGGAAAAGAAACAGGGCCAGGTGCTGATAGGTTTTGCGGCAGAGACCGAACTGACCGAACAAAATATGCTGGAGAAATTCAAGGACGGCAACATAGATATGATTGTGGCTAATGATATTTCCAAACAAGGCATGGGTATCGGCAGTGACTATAACCAGGTAATCCTGGTAAGTCCTGACGGCAGCCGCACATTAGTAGAGAAGGCTAAAAAAAATATAATAGCCAGAAAAATATGGGCGAATATAATTGATAATTATTTATAG
- the metK gene encoding methionine adenosyltransferase: MSKKGSYLFTSESVTEGHPDKMADQISDAILDSIIVDDPKCRTAIETLLKTGLVVVAGEVTTETYVEIPDIVRTTIKDIGYTRAKYGFDYETCGVIVSIGRQSTNIAQGVNKAYEARLGNGYEDEIDYQGAGDQGMMFGYACNETEEYMPLPIMLAHKLSHRLSEVRKAGILPYLRPDGKSQVTVRYEDGKPVSVDTIVLSSQHAPNIDTDTQIKPDFKEFVVKPIIPEDLLAKDYQLLVNPTGEFTIGGPMGDTGLTGRKIIVDTYGGVARHGGGAFSGKDPSKVDRSATYAARYVAKNLVAAGVAEKLEIEVAYAIGKSHPVSLMVETFGTEKVDVSKIEKAVREIFDLRPGAIVRDLDLLRPIYKKTAAYGHFGRHDRDFTWEKLDKVDDIKSMLGLK, from the coding sequence ATGTCAAAGAAGGGTTCATACTTATTTACGTCAGAATCAGTAACCGAAGGCCATCCGGACAAAATGGCTGACCAGATATCAGATGCTATATTGGATTCAATAATAGTTGATGATCCCAAATGCAGGACTGCTATTGAAACCTTACTTAAAACCGGGCTGGTAGTGGTTGCCGGCGAGGTTACCACTGAAACTTATGTGGAAATTCCAGATATAGTAAGGACAACTATTAAGGATATCGGGTATACCCGTGCTAAATATGGATTTGATTATGAGACCTGCGGAGTGATTGTATCCATAGGAAGACAATCTACCAATATAGCCCAGGGAGTAAATAAGGCCTATGAAGCCAGACTGGGTAACGGTTATGAAGATGAAATTGATTATCAGGGAGCAGGAGACCAGGGTATGATGTTTGGTTATGCCTGTAATGAAACCGAAGAATATATGCCTTTGCCAATAATGCTGGCCCATAAGCTTTCCCACCGGCTTTCTGAAGTAAGGAAAGCGGGTATACTGCCATATCTTAGACCTGATGGCAAATCACAGGTAACGGTAAGGTATGAAGATGGCAAACCGGTCAGTGTGGACACCATTGTGCTCTCCAGCCAGCATGCTCCAAATATTGATACTGATACCCAGATTAAACCTGATTTTAAGGAATTTGTGGTTAAGCCCATAATACCAGAAGACTTACTGGCAAAAGATTATCAGCTGCTGGTTAACCCAACAGGCGAGTTTACCATTGGAGGTCCCATGGGTGACACCGGACTTACCGGAAGGAAAATCATTGTGGACACCTATGGCGGAGTAGCCAGGCACGGAGGCGGAGCTTTTTCCGGTAAGGATCCTTCCAAAGTTGACCGTTCTGCAACCTATGCAGCCAGGTATGTAGCCAAGAACTTAGTGGCGGCAGGGGTAGCAGAAAAACTGGAAATCGAAGTGGCCTATGCTATAGGAAAATCCCATCCGGTCTCCTTGATGGTGGAAACCTTTGGTACGGAAAAGGTGGATGTATCCAAAATAGAGAAGGCAGTCAGAGAGATATTTGATTTAAGGCCGGGAGCTATTGTCAGGGATCTTGATCTGTTGAGGCCAATCTATAAGAAAACAGCAGCTTACGGCCATTTCGGCAGGCACGACCGTGACTTTACCTGGGAAAAACTGGATAAGGTTGATGATATTAAAAGCATGCTGGGATTAAAATAA
- the priA gene encoding primosomal protein N', with protein sequence MVNKHQYAEVILGIKALDIDHPFDYEVPENLDDLDIGAVVMVPFQSRLEIGYIVRLKSHSRLKSSQLKPIHSLIASAPVFDKFRIKLIYWMSFYYLQPLASVAQLFTPPGKEPKIEKIWKAVRADRKLDQLKVSFPLPDRQLQDNPGLKEEILRYQRQGLITQGYRLIKPSVGFKYRQMVSLNNEGLFKFKKSSTYKRSHAQKRIIQLLQQRGKSSKEDLIKKSNSGYTSLKALQNKGVVNIEEERVKRNFKYDEENQASPDVTLNIYQKQCLQSVSSALKANQFKAFLVEGVAGSGKTKVYIEACKQVIEKGRKALVLTPEISLTPQLFARFTQEFGEEVCVYHSNMSQAERYERWMEVAEGKNKIVVGTRSAIFLPFKDLGIIVVDEEHDPSYKENSKVRYNLGDVALRLGRILNIPVVFGSATPSVVIRYKAETESDFELLKMPEKATRSRDILKEVIDLKKVNSASQSHIITNRLHQAIKEHLDKQNKVIIFINKRGYSNFLICNSCGHVLKCPACNLALKYHITDNVLRCHHCGREFGYSPNCSQCGQKNILLKGTGIQRVERQLNLRFKPVPVLRMDSDATVEKKSHQKILNSFLKPGPAILLGTQMIAKGLDIEDVTLVGIINCDSMLELPDYHMYERAYQLISQVAGRAGRKSKQGKVIIQTYNPRHEVISSFLKQDYQSFYLQELKNRKELSYPPFSHIVNIVISGTEQQKVQAESQRFFTELSKVIKIKAILLGPSPAPFSKINRYYRWHIMIKTEDLNRLMANFNKFMKNYRKVADTRIIIDVDPAWIL encoded by the coding sequence ATGGTTAACAAACACCAATATGCTGAAGTCATATTAGGGATAAAAGCCCTGGATATCGATCACCCTTTTGACTATGAAGTACCTGAAAATTTAGATGACCTGGATATTGGAGCAGTGGTTATGGTTCCTTTCCAGTCCAGGCTGGAGATTGGTTACATCGTCAGATTAAAGAGCCATAGCCGCCTGAAATCAAGTCAGCTGAAACCAATCCATAGCCTTATAGCATCTGCTCCGGTATTTGATAAATTCAGAATCAAACTCATATACTGGATGTCCTTTTATTACCTGCAGCCTCTGGCCAGTGTGGCCCAGCTGTTTACACCACCCGGCAAGGAGCCAAAGATAGAAAAAATATGGAAGGCGGTAAGGGCAGACCGTAAATTGGATCAGCTAAAAGTTAGCTTTCCACTGCCTGACAGGCAGCTACAGGATAACCCCGGTTTAAAAGAAGAAATCCTGAGATACCAAAGACAGGGCTTAATAACCCAGGGTTACCGGTTAATTAAACCATCTGTAGGTTTCAAATACAGGCAGATGGTATCTTTGAATAATGAAGGTTTATTTAAATTTAAAAAGTCTTCTACCTATAAAAGAAGTCATGCCCAGAAGAGAATAATACAGTTACTGCAGCAAAGGGGCAAAAGCAGTAAAGAAGACTTAATCAAAAAATCAAACTCCGGCTATACCAGCCTTAAGGCTTTACAGAACAAGGGTGTGGTGAATATAGAAGAAGAAAGGGTTAAAAGGAATTTTAAGTATGATGAGGAGAACCAGGCCAGCCCTGATGTGACTTTAAATATTTATCAGAAGCAATGTCTTCAGTCTGTATCTTCTGCCCTAAAGGCTAACCAGTTTAAGGCATTTTTGGTGGAAGGAGTAGCCGGCAGCGGCAAAACCAAAGTTTATATTGAAGCCTGCAAACAGGTTATAGAGAAGGGTAGAAAAGCCCTGGTTCTTACTCCGGAAATATCCTTAACCCCGCAACTATTTGCAAGGTTTACCCAGGAATTTGGAGAAGAAGTATGTGTTTATCATTCTAATATGAGCCAGGCAGAGCGCTACGAAAGGTGGATGGAAGTAGCAGAAGGAAAAAACAAGATAGTGGTGGGCACCAGATCCGCAATATTTCTACCGTTTAAAGACTTAGGTATAATAGTAGTGGACGAAGAGCATGACCCCTCCTATAAAGAGAATTCCAAGGTAAGGTACAATCTTGGGGATGTAGCCCTGAGACTGGGAAGGATTCTAAACATACCGGTGGTTTTTGGAAGCGCCACCCCTTCTGTAGTGATAAGGTATAAGGCTGAAACCGAAAGTGATTTTGAGCTGCTGAAGATGCCGGAAAAAGCTACCAGGTCCAGGGATATACTGAAGGAGGTTATTGATTTAAAAAAGGTAAATTCTGCCAGCCAGAGCCATATTATTACCAATAGGCTGCATCAGGCTATTAAGGAACATTTAGATAAACAGAATAAGGTTATAATTTTTATAAATAAAAGAGGCTACAGCAATTTTTTAATCTGCAACTCCTGCGGGCATGTACTGAAATGTCCTGCCTGCAACCTGGCTCTAAAATACCATATTACAGACAATGTTTTACGATGCCATCATTGCGGCAGAGAGTTTGGTTACAGCCCCAACTGCAGCCAATGCGGTCAAAAGAATATACTGTTAAAAGGTACAGGGATACAAAGAGTGGAGAGGCAGCTAAACTTAAGATTTAAACCGGTTCCGGTGTTGAGGATGGATTCTGATGCAACCGTGGAAAAAAAGTCCCACCAAAAAATCCTTAACAGCTTTCTAAAACCGGGACCAGCCATTCTTCTGGGCACCCAGATGATAGCCAAGGGCCTGGATATTGAAGATGTGACCCTGGTAGGGATTATTAATTGTGACTCCATGCTTGAATTACCTGATTATCATATGTATGAAAGAGCTTACCAGTTAATAAGCCAGGTAGCAGGAAGAGCGGGAAGAAAATCCAAACAGGGAAAAGTTATAATACAGACTTACAATCCCCGGCATGAAGTGATAAGTTCTTTTTTAAAACAGGATTACCAGAGTTTTTACCTACAGGAACTTAAAAACAGGAAAGAGCTGTCATATCCCCCCTTTTCACATATAGTTAATATAGTAATATCGGGAACAGAACAGCAGAAGGTACAGGCAGAAAGTCAACGGTTCTTTACAGAATTAAGCAAAGTAATTAAAATTAAAGCTATCTTATTAGGGCCTTCGCCTGCCCCCTTTAGTAAGATAAACCGTTATTACAGGTGGCATATAATGATTAAAACAGAAGACCTAAATAGATTAATGGCCAATTTTAATAAATTTATGAAAAATTACAGGAAAGTGGCAGATACCAGAATTATTATTGACGTGGATCCGGCATGGATTCTTTAA
- the def gene encoding peptide deformylase, with protein sequence MSIRKIRVLGDPVLREKSRAVEQIDDAVLTLAKDMADSINTGYQAGVGLAAPQIGVSKRVIAINLEEDMQVYINPEIKVLDDQTELEEEGCLSLPHLRADVVRNTKIRVEALNLEGKKIEVVAEGILARVFQHEVDHLEGTLFIDRLDKKTKRKLLFQYDSEQTEEGKK encoded by the coding sequence ATGTCTATTAGGAAAATAAGAGTATTGGGTGATCCGGTTCTGAGGGAAAAAAGCCGTGCTGTAGAGCAGATAGATGATGCTGTATTGACCCTGGCAAAGGATATGGCTGATTCCATAAATACTGGTTATCAAGCCGGAGTGGGCCTGGCAGCACCTCAGATAGGTGTGAGTAAAAGGGTTATTGCCATTAACCTAGAAGAGGATATGCAGGTTTATATAAACCCGGAAATAAAGGTTTTAGATGACCAGACCGAGCTGGAAGAAGAAGGCTGCCTCAGTTTGCCCCACCTTAGGGCTGATGTAGTCCGAAATACAAAAATAAGGGTAGAAGCATTAAATCTAGAGGGCAAAAAAATTGAGGTGGTGGCCGAAGGTATACTGGCCAGGGTATTCCAGCACGAAGTAGATCATCTGGAAGGCACTTTGTTCATAGATAGGCTGGATAAGAAAACCAAGAGGAAGCTGCTTTTCCAGTATGATAGTGAGCAAACCGAAGAGGGAAAAAAATAG
- the fmt gene encoding methionyl-tRNA formyltransferase, whose translation MDLLFLGSSDFSVPFLDALYCSHNNISMVITYPDMPQGRGKRLLANPVKKKAAELGLRILEAKKIGKKEISSLSGEKFNGAVVVSCGIILPESFLSLVPHRCINVHPSLLPRYRGPSPITGALKNGDELTGVSIMEVTPQLDAGPVFSQTIIKIDKKDNKDKLKFKLVKIGCPLLEATLGLIENNNLDSFDQDESRATYTFRLERKDLQIEWDQKSSQINNNIRAYSASPGCYCYLDKKRIKILQAELPADRRGKNLPPGTIIDIHNQQGIEVQCGQNTNIWLQVLKPENKNSMHFKDFLNGYRLKPGDSFG comes from the coding sequence GTGGATTTATTATTTTTAGGATCGTCGGATTTTTCAGTTCCTTTTCTGGATGCATTGTATTGTTCCCATAACAATATATCGATGGTTATAACTTATCCTGATATGCCCCAGGGCAGGGGTAAAAGACTGTTGGCCAATCCGGTTAAAAAGAAAGCAGCAGAATTAGGTTTAAGGATTTTAGAGGCAAAAAAGATTGGTAAAAAAGAAATCAGCTCCCTGTCCGGCGAAAAGTTCAACGGGGCGGTGGTGGTATCATGCGGTATAATTTTACCTGAATCATTTTTGTCCCTTGTACCCCACCGGTGTATTAATGTTCACCCTTCATTGCTTCCCAGATACAGGGGTCCTTCTCCCATAACCGGGGCTTTAAAAAATGGAGATGAATTAACCGGGGTATCCATAATGGAGGTTACTCCGCAGTTGGATGCCGGCCCTGTTTTTTCCCAGACCATTATAAAGATAGACAAAAAAGATAATAAGGATAAGCTGAAATTTAAACTGGTAAAGATAGGATGCCCCTTGCTGGAAGCAACCCTGGGACTTATAGAAAACAATAATCTGGATTCTTTTGACCAGGATGAAAGCAGGGCTACCTATACTTTTAGGCTGGAAAGAAAAGATTTGCAAATAGAATGGGATCAGAAATCATCCCAGATTAATAATAACATAAGGGCTTATAGTGCTTCCCCCGGCTGTTACTGCTATTTAGATAAGAAGAGAATTAAAATTCTGCAGGCAGAACTGCCTGCAGATAGAAGAGGTAAAAACTTGCCCCCGGGCACCATTATTGATATCCATAACCAGCAGGGGATAGAAGTACAGTGCGGGCAAAATACCAATATCTGGCTCCAGGTTCTTAAACCGGAGAATAAGAATTCCATGCATTTTAAAGATTTCCTCAACGGTTACAGGTTAAAGCCCGGTGACAGTTTTGGTTAA
- the rsmB gene encoding 16S rRNA (cytosine(967)-C(5))-methyltransferase RsmB — protein MTVLVKQNARDIAYKILDQYFNKQKPLNSALDNILAGKISRLDKNFAYNVVKGTVRHRIFIDYCISQLSHVSLSQLDTEVVTILRLGVFQILYLDKVPYYSIVDESVKLAKKYVHSGAAKFINAILRKLSSFEQPKLHMMQLLDRENYHEFKRTSIHYSYPEWLVEYWIGHYGQMEAEKLMYSLNGNPFTFLRINPEIDRLQAAKELNLKQEESQIDSGLPPGLAKLNFRLSSLGSILDSQLFYNGLITVQDISSQIAVRYFLNPQSGEKILDLCAAPGGKSLFASQLMEGRGHIVSVDISRKKIKRMEENIERLGIENIELLEDDATSLKSLGKDRVFDKIFVDAPCSALGTISKNPDAKYGRDYKDLERLGEKSYQILKCAKDYLRQKGHLIFYTCTLSPVENQQVVKRFLKSFPNFSAEEKISTQVKPKISDGFMEIMPYYYGSEGGFACRMIKG, from the coding sequence GTGACAGTTTTGGTTAAACAAAATGCAAGAGACATTGCCTATAAAATACTGGACCAGTATTTTAATAAGCAAAAGCCCCTGAATTCAGCCCTGGATAATATACTTGCTGGAAAAATCTCCCGGCTGGATAAAAATTTTGCCTATAATGTGGTGAAGGGAACTGTAAGGCACCGGATTTTTATTGATTATTGCATAAGCCAGCTATCACATGTTTCATTAAGCCAACTGGATACGGAAGTAGTAACCATATTGAGGCTGGGAGTATTCCAGATCCTTTATCTGGATAAGGTTCCCTACTACAGTATTGTTGATGAATCAGTAAAGCTGGCCAAAAAATATGTTCACAGCGGTGCAGCCAAATTTATTAATGCTATCCTGAGGAAATTATCCTCATTTGAACAGCCGAAATTGCATATGATGCAATTGCTGGACAGGGAAAATTACCATGAGTTTAAAAGAACAAGCATACACTACTCATACCCGGAGTGGCTGGTAGAGTACTGGATCGGTCACTATGGCCAAATGGAGGCTGAAAAATTGATGTATAGCTTAAATGGTAACCCCTTTACCTTCTTAAGGATTAATCCGGAGATAGACCGCCTGCAGGCAGCTAAAGAATTAAACCTTAAGCAGGAGGAAAGCCAGATTGATTCCGGACTGCCCCCAGGGCTGGCTAAACTGAATTTCCGGTTGTCCTCTTTGGGCTCAATACTGGACAGTCAATTGTTTTATAACGGTTTAATAACTGTACAGGATATTTCTTCACAGATAGCAGTAAGATATTTTCTCAATCCCCAGTCCGGAGAAAAGATATTAGACCTGTGTGCTGCTCCTGGAGGAAAATCTCTTTTTGCTTCCCAGCTTATGGAAGGCAGGGGACATATAGTGTCAGTAGATATAAGCAGAAAAAAAATAAAGAGAATGGAAGAAAATATCGAAAGGCTGGGTATAGAAAATATTGAACTGTTGGAGGATGATGCCACCAGTTTGAAAAGCCTGGGCAAAGACAGGGTTTTTGATAAAATATTTGTGGATGCGCCCTGCAGCGCTTTGGGGACTATTTCCAAGAACCCGGATGCAAAGTATGGCCGGGATTATAAGGATTTAGAGAGGCTGGGTGAAAAATCATACCAGATACTAAAATGTGCAAAAGACTATCTCCGGCAGAAGGGGCACCTTATATTCTACACCTGTACCTTATCCCCGGTAGAAAACCAGCAAGTTGTAAAGAGGTTTTTAAAAAGCTTTCCCAATTTTAGTGCTGAAGAAAAAATATCCACTCAAGTAAAACCTAAAATCAGTGATGGATTTATGGAAATAATGCCCTATTATTATGGCAGCGAAGGTGGTTTTGCCTGCCGTATGATTAAGGGGTGA
- the rpmB gene encoding 50S ribosomal protein L28, with translation MSAKCDICGKGPLFGNSVSHSHKKTRKVFKPNLQKIKAEINGKVKRINICSRCLKSNKVKKVV, from the coding sequence ATGTCTGCAAAATGCGATATATGTGGCAAAGGCCCCCTTTTTGGGAATAGTGTTAGCCATTCACATAAAAAGACCAGAAAAGTCTTTAAACCCAACCTGCAAAAGATTAAAGCAGAAATTAATGGCAAAGTTAAAAGAATAAATATCTGTTCCCGGTGCCTTAAATCCAATAAAGTCAAAAAGGTTGTTTAG